The window CCGCGCTCGACCGGCTGGTCGCCCTCTACCCGAGTCCGGCCGGAGCCACCGAGAGCGAACTCGAACCGGACACCTGGGCGGCCGTCCTCGGCGAGAGCCGTCTCGCGGCCCTCCTCGAACCCGACGTGGAGGCACTGCTGCTGCGCCGCACGGACGGCCGCTGCGAGACCCACCTCGTCCCGATCGACATCTGCTACCGACTCGTCGGCCGTATGCGCCTGTCGTGGCAGGGCTTCGACGGCGGAGCCGAGGCCCGCACCGCCCTGGAGGCGTTCTTCGCGGACGTCACCCGCCGCGCCCGGCCCGTGGACGACCTGCGGGACGTGGACCGCGAGCCGCCGCGTCCGGCGGGGACGGGGGTGCGGCCGTGACGGAGTTCTCCTTCGCCTGCACCGGAGTCCGTGCCGACCGGTACGCCGCCGGCCCCACCCTCGTCTTCCGGCTGCGCGTCACCGCCGCCGGCAACGCCCCCGTGCACGCGGTCGCCCTGCGCTGCCAGATCCGCATCGAACCCGCCCGCCGCGGCTACGAGCCCGCCGAGGCCGACGGTCTGACGGACCTCTTCGGCGATCGCTCCCGCTGGGGCAGCACCCTCCAGCCCGTGCAGTTCGCCCAGGTGTCGGTCATGGTCCCCAGCTTCACCGGAGAGACCGAGACCGACGTCGTCGTGCCCTGCACCTACGACATGGAGATCGCCGCCACCCGCTACCTCACCGCCCTCACCGAGGGCGAGGTCCCCCTGCTCATGCTCTTCTCCGGAACGGCGTTCACCGGAGCGGGCGGCTTCCGCGTCGAACCCGTCCCCTGGGACCGGGAGGCGGCCTTCCGGATGCCGGTCGCCGTCTGGCGGGAGATGGTCGAGCAGCACTTCCCCGGCTGCGGCTGGATCCGGCTGCCCCGCGACACGATGGACGCCCTCCTCGCCTACCGCTCCCGGCACGCGCTGGCCTCCTGGGAGGCGACCCTCAAGCTCCTCCTCGACGACGCCGCCGAGCCACCCGCGCGCGACCCGTTCCGCGCGCTCACCGGCACCACCGGAAGGACCGACCCGTGACCCTGACCGCGTTCGCCGCCGAGACCGAGGAGCGGTTCGCCCTCGCGCGCCAGGTGGCCGACGCCGTCCTCTTCGAGGGCTATGTCCTCTACCCGTACCGCGCCTCGTCGGCCAAGAACCGGCTGCGCTGGCAGTTCGGTGTGCTCGTGCCACCCGGCTGGGGCGCCGAGTGCGAGGAGCACGACTTCCAGCACACCGAGTGCCTGATGGAACCGAAGGCGGGCGCGACCCTCTCGGTCGAGGTGCGTTTCCTGCACGCCCGACGGCGCACGGTACAGCGGGTCCGCCCGGACGGCGACTTCGACACCGTCACCGAACTCGCCCTCGACGACCGGGTGCTGG is drawn from Streptomyces bottropensis ATCC 25435 and contains these coding sequences:
- a CDS encoding DUF5947 family protein, producing MTATATGLKRFLAERPPRAERCELCAVEVPGDHRHLVDTEKRALVCACAPCALLMEQPGAAAGRFRTVPARYLTDPGHRLDDNAWEALQIPVGVAFLFRNAALDRLVALYPSPAGATESELEPDTWAAVLGESRLAALLEPDVEALLLRRTDGRCETHLVPIDICYRLVGRMRLSWQGFDGGAEARTALEAFFADVTRRARPVDDLRDVDREPPRPAGTGVRP
- a CDS encoding DUF6084 family protein, with protein sequence MTEFSFACTGVRADRYAAGPTLVFRLRVTAAGNAPVHAVALRCQIRIEPARRGYEPAEADGLTDLFGDRSRWGSTLQPVQFAQVSVMVPSFTGETETDVVVPCTYDMEIAATRYLTALTEGEVPLLMLFSGTAFTGAGGFRVEPVPWDREAAFRMPVAVWREMVEQHFPGCGWIRLPRDTMDALLAYRSRHALASWEATLKLLLDDAAEPPARDPFRALTGTTGRTDP